The proteins below are encoded in one region of Halocatena salina:
- a CDS encoding DUF6432 family protein, whose product MRAKREFRTRNETEVAVLDALVERSDDGMTVLELRSRVDVEIDVLEAALSSLNDDGLIDAERTDDQLVITPVDRVIPDEQENDHTQSLFDHLREQVPDSLRNWL is encoded by the coding sequence ATGCGAGCGAAGCGGGAGTTTCGTACCCGCAACGAAACCGAAGTCGCGGTCCTCGATGCCCTCGTTGAGCGATCGGACGACGGCATGACCGTCCTCGAACTTCGTTCCCGGGTCGACGTCGAGATCGACGTGCTCGAAGCGGCGCTTTCGTCCCTCAACGACGACGGACTGATCGATGCCGAACGCACTGACGATCAGCTTGTGATCACGCCCGTCGATCGCGTGATCCCAGACGAACAGGAAAACGACCACACTCAATCATTGTTCGATCACTTACGTGAACAGGTCCCAGACAGCCTCCGAAACTGGTTGTGA